The Pleurodeles waltl isolate 20211129_DDA chromosome 6, aPleWal1.hap1.20221129, whole genome shotgun sequence genome has a segment encoding these proteins:
- the SURF2 gene encoding surfeit locus protein 2 → MNELPEEIRSFLLQHPTLGLVEGNKVRCRLTGHELPCRLPELQIYTSGKKYLRLIKTTKTFDYCEFEPHVVPSTKNPHQLFCKLTLRHINKVPEHVLRHVQGRRYQRALKRYEECQAEGVEYVPLCLLQKKKRPPREEEPFTGKKEQSKKGEVWEPGSSEEEEDSDDSLSDLYPAELFSERGKSASVKGKAPPQQSERGATVDAEEGDGDTSSGQDAGMDVERPPAPKRRQKQAGSLKKKFKSHHRKPKSFRQTVNGK, encoded by the exons GTAAGGTGCAGATTGACTGGCCACGAGCTGCCTTGCCGGTTGCCCGAACTACAGATATACACCAGCGGAAAGAAGTATCTGCGATTAATTAAGACTACAAAAACATTTGATTATTGCGAGTTTGAGCCTCATGTTGTGCCAAGTACTAAAAATCC GCACCAGCTGTTCTGCAAGTTAACTCTGCGTCACATAAACAAAGTACCTGAGCATGTGCTGCGTCATGTACAGGGAAGGCGGTACCAGCGAGCATTGAAGAGAT ATGAGGAATGTCAGGCTGAAGGAGTGGAGTATGTCCCGCTCTGTCTGCTCCAGAAGAAAAAGCGTCCACCACGCGAGGAAGAGCCGTTCACTGGTAAAAAAGAGCAGAGCAAAAAGGGGGAAGTCTGGGAACCTGGctccagtgaggaagaggaggattctgACGACAGCTTAAGTGACCTCTATCCAG CCGAGCTGTTCAGCGAGAGGGGAAAGAGTGCCTCGGTGAAAGGCAAAGCCCCCCCACAGCAGAGTGAGAGGGGGGCAACCGTGGACGCGGAGGAAGGAGACGGTGACACCAGCAGTGGACAGGATGCAGGGATGGACGTGGAAAGGCCTCCTGCCCCAAAGAGGCGTCAG AAGCAGGCGGGGTCTTTGAAGAAGAAGTTCAAGAGTCACCACCGGAAGCCCAAGAGTTTCAGGCAAACTGTAAATGGGAAATAG